The Entelurus aequoreus isolate RoL-2023_Sb linkage group LG08, RoL_Eaeq_v1.1, whole genome shotgun sequence genome segment ATGTGATCGTGTTTTTATCGGAAAaccaaaaacattttgttttaatgGTTGATTTGGttgatgttttattttccattttttttaataggaAAAATCACACAGACAAAAAGTATTTGGGTATACATGTCTTTGTATGAACTTTGTACTAATTATACTGTTAAATGTAAATGCAGGAATGCTTTTGGGAACGACGCTTATTGttttaagtttttaaaaaaaactgtaacttGGCAGATTTATTCTTGGTtctgctgaagttgaagtgggcCAAATGTCGTCATCAAGAGAtaaattgttgtttgaatcagaaGCCCTTGtgcttgttagcatgttagcctagCATGTCGTGTCTTAAGGGAAAAGAGAGGTGTAGTTAAAGcaaattaaatacttttttttttggacttaCAGACTCAAATTGGAGAAGTCCGACAACCAGTGAACGCAGCACGCACTCAGGAAAGTTGCGTGCTAAGTGGGGGTTTTTTTGTGCTGCGTTTTGCAACTTTTCTCCCGCTCTGAGGAAAGCAGAAGGGAGATAACAGATGACTCGGTTAAGtctgagtttttttttgttttttaaacgaaTGTCACAACAGCTGACGATGCTGGACGAACCAACTTAAACTTAGTAAAAGTTTGATGACGTCTTTTCTTAAGAGTGCATTAAGAAATGTTTGCTGGCTTGCTCTCTGTGAATGTTTCcacatttatttttgaaaaaggtTTATGTCTCCCTAAATGTAATTCTGTGACTGCAGGTTGTTTCAGCAGAGCAGCAAAATGTGCTCCTGCTGTGAAACTGAAGTGACAAAAGTTGGCAAAAAGAACCAAATAGTTGAAGTGTGATTGACACTTTCGTAACCACGAGGCTGATAAAAAATCCCTTCTTTGGTGGAGGTAATAGAATTTAAATGTAGTTATGTGTGCATgtaacatttatgacatttactgtatatacacaacACCAAAATCTTGTAGTTCTTACCTTCTCTCTTGTACACGTGAGTATTTGGGCCGCTCTGAAAAGAACAATGTCAAATTAATTCGAATTACTCCTCATCTTTTTTTTATCTTGTAATATTTAAACTTTATTCTCCTGAAAATTACCACATTTTTGTTTAACTATAACAGCTTTATTCCTCTAAACTAAAACAACTTTTTTATCGTGATAGTTGACTATAATTTCCTGAAAATTACCACGTTTTTGTTTGAATATTATAACTGTAATCCGCTAGAATGAAACCACTTTTATGTCATAATATCTTATATTGTGACAAAAATCTCGCATGATAACTACTTTATTctggtaaaatgacaactttttttcctTGTaattttacatccatccatctattttctaccgcttgtccctctcggggtcgcggggctgctggagcctatcccagctgcactcgggcggaaggtagggtacaccctggacaagtcgccacctgatcGCAGGACAGATAGACATTGTACTTGTAATATTTCgactttattatttttaaaaatcagtaACATTTTACTTAGTTTTAACTTATGACATGATTCTCATATTACAACTATATTCTTGTGATACCGGATTATGACTAATATCGTGACTAAATTCTCATGACGTCATAATAAggtttttttctcataatatcacaactttattattgaaatattattatatattatattatactatattatattaacatatttttttattatcatattcTGACTTTATTCTTCTTATTCTAAATGTTATAACTTTATTTCCGTGACATTTTGACTATATTATCTTAAAATTACAAAACAAATGTACTCTATTCGTTGAAATTTTACTTTAttctgttaattttttttttctcattatattACAACTTAATTCTTgtgtaataaaaaatattacaacttttttttaaataacattacgACTTCCTTTCTAAAATTCTGAGGGTTTTTTTCTTGTAGTACTGTGACTTTATTgtcatattacaactttattcttgtaatctTACGACTTTGTTCTCTTGAAAAACaattttgtaaaattatgacttgttttATAATATTAAGATATTTTTTCCTCATGacattatgactttattcttggaaacaaaaacaatcagAATAAGCTGACTTTATTTCCTATAACATTAATTTCTATGTAAAAATTAGAAAGAAAAAGGACTAAGTTTAACTGAATTTTTgcatttctattattatttttctgttaTTTCTCTTATTTCTTTTTAGTGTGGCCCTAATACTTCTTGATGTTTGTgtcaacatattttttgttttttaaagacgtGCTCAGTTTGAGTAAGtaccctttttcttttttaaagtagAAAGGACTAAAGCACTTTAAAGAGTAAGGCGCTGGTTTTTTGTGTTGCAAATGTGCAGGAGGTGGAGGAGGATGATGACACTCCTTGTTTACCAACTTGAGGGCCTTCTGTGTCATTTTATATGTTTTCCAAATGTATTTACCCTCAAAAGTTCCACACCTTTTGTCGGAATGTTCCGCCATGCTCGCAtggcatgctttttttttaaactttggttTCCATCTTTAAGACAAAAACGTAATGAATGTTTGGTTGGGTGGCTGACATTGCACAAATCTTGCACATGAAAATGTAACAGAAAAAATAGCTATAGATATTTATTGTAAATTCTATGTAGCCTGCAAGAGAAATTATGTTACGAGGATGTTACAAGGAtgttactctgtgtgtgtgtgtgtgggtgtgtgtgtgggtgtgtgtgtgtgtgtgtgtgtgtgaaaggttttttttgaaaaaatgtaaaccTGGTTTACACCTTGCGATGGAGTACTTAAAAGTTGTCATTCTTTTTGTGGGGATGTTATTACTTTTGATTAAATTTTTTGATGTTGGGCAGAGGCACCCATGTATGAGTGGCCATCGGTTGCCTAGGCAACACTGCCTGTGTGCCTCAGGTCAAGTGTGCAATGATGATGATcaattaagtatatatatacacacacacacacacacacacatatgaacTACCTAAAGAATGGGATGTTCTCTTTACGTCCTTATTATGCCTTCTGTCATTTAAAAATTGTTGTAAGTAAACTTTTAATTTCCTCTCTTCTTTTTGCTGCTATGGGAAAAAATGATTCTTTTTGTCAGTGGCTTTGTTTTCTATATAAAacctgtgtatataaatatatacacaaatatatataaatataaatatagaacTTAATGTTGTGTAAATATGCTTGAGCCTTCATCGCATACAATAGATTGACTCTGGATGATGAAACACTGTATGAAATGCACCTTTTAAAAATGATTTAGACTAACAGCAGTGACTCTTGTTTTCTTTTCtgtccctttttttaaaaatgtttacaatattcaaacaccaaaagcaataaaaaaaaaaaaaaggaatgcaCAAAAAAATGAAAGGTCCAACTTTATTTTTGTGgactttctttgtttaaaaaaaaaggaaaattagacacaaaaaaaactgaaaatactGATTTATTGGGATATTTAGTTGAGTAATTTTAGGAAACAATTAAATTTTTATAGTATTTTTCTCAGTATTTTGATGATCCAATTATTTGATTTAACAgcataaatataataatacatatataatcatattgtattatatttagaTATTAAATTATGTAGGTTTATATGAAAACTTTTCATTGTATTGTTGCTATCCAGcacaaaacaaacatatttttgggatttattttttaaaataaaacattttgaacaatATTTAATTATCATGAATTTTACAACTTGTGCGTCATTAagataagaaaagaaaaaaaacaataccagaCAAGAAAACGGTCACGACTCACGAGAGCGGTCACGTGATATTTGCATGTTTTACTTCTTTACTCGTGACGGCCAGACAAGGTTTGGGAAAACGTTGACGTTCACACCAGAAAGGAACCTGAAACTGATGTGTGCGCAAGTGATCATGTGACCTGCCTGCTGAGTGTGTAAAGTTACACTGCGTGAACTCTAATGACCTCAAACAAGGGCTCACGTATTGGATGCCATTCCTCTTGTGACACACTTGAACATTTTAGTGTATGCCTTTTTGTTCTGTTTCATATTTGGCTGCAAAGCAAGTTCCTATTTGTACTTGTAACTGTGACGGTACAAACACAACACTGCCCTCTAGTGGAACATGCTGAATAGTGTTTCCCCGCATAGCCCAATAAGAATTATTGAGACAGACCTAAATAGCCAAATGTAAAAGATCCATGTTAGTAATAtgccatataataataattagtattagaatgtatatatataatatattgtaaaagTTATGTTGATTAGATACAAATAcattcatattaatatttttgTTCCAACCACAGTGCACAAAATATAGTTTTGTGTGGAAGAACAAGCCCTCCGAcataatttaatttttcacttcTTATACGTGTACTagacaggtgtatatatatatatataaatatatatatatatatatatatacacagtatatatatatatatatatatatgtattaggggtgtgggaaaaaatcgattcgaatttgaatcctgattctcacgttgtgcgattcagaatcgattctcattttttttaaatcgatttttttatttaaaaaacgtttttgtttttttttaattaattaatccaacaaaacaatacacagcaataccataacaatgcaatccaattccaaaaccaaacccgacccagcaacactcagaactgcaataaacagagcaattgagaggagacacaaacacgacacagaacaaaccaaaagtagtgaaacaaaaatgaatattatcaacaacagtatcaatattagttacaatttcaacatagcagtgattaataatccctcattgacattatcattagacattgataaaaaaattttttaaaagaacaatagtgtcacagtggcttacacttgcatcgcaagttagggctgtgaatctttgggtgtctcacaattcgattcaatatcgattcttggggtcacgattcgattcaaaatctttttttttttttttcaattcaacacgattctcgattcaaaaacgatttttttcccaattcaaaacgaagctctattcattcaatacataggatttcagcaggatctaccccagtctgctgacatgcaagcagagtagtagatttttgtaaaaagcttttataattgtaaaggacaatgttttatcagctgattgcaataatgtaaatttgttttaactattaaatgaaccaaaaatatgacttattttatctttgtgaaaatattggacacagtgtgttgtcaagcttatgagatgcgatgcaagtgtaagccactgtgacactattgttctttcttttttttttttataaatgtctaatgataatgtcaatgagggatttttaatcactgctatgttgaaattgtaactaatattgatactgttgttgataatattcatttttgtttcactacttttggtttgttctgtgtcgtgtttgtgtctcctctcaattgctctgtttattgcagttctgagtgttgctgggtcgggtttggttttggaattggattgcattgttatggtattgctgtgtattgttttgttggattaattaatacaaaataaaaaaaatgtttttttaaataaatacattttaaaaatcgatttttaaaaaatgagaatcgattctgaatcgcacaacgtgagaatcgcgattcgaattcaaatcgattttttcccacacccctaatatatgcactatattgcatacatatatatggtcaaaggtttacaaacacttgtaaagaacataatgctgtcttgactttccaataagttctacaactgttattttttgtgataaagtgattggagcacatacttgtttgtcacaaaaaacattcatgaagtttggttcttttattaatttattatgggtctactgaaaatgtgaccaaatctgctgggtcaaaagtatacatacagcaatgttaatatttggttacatgtcccttggcaagtttcactgcaataaggcgctttttttggtagccatccacaagcttctggtttaatttttgaccactcctcttgacaaaagcagttggatgttccaacaggacaatgaccccaaacacacgtcaaaagtggtaaaggaatggctaaattaggctagaattaaggttttagaatggccttcccaaagtcctgacttaaacgtgtggacaatgctgaagaaacaagtccatgtcagaaaaccaacaaatttagctgaactgccccaattttgtcaagaggagtggtcaaaaattcaaccagaagcttgccagaagcttgtggatggctaccaaaaaaagtgccttacagcagtgaaacttgccaagggacatgtaaccaaatattaacattgctgtatgtatacttttgacccagcagatttggtcacattttcagtagacccgtaataaattcataaaagaaccaaacttcatgaatgttttttgtgaccaacaagtatgtgctccaatcactctatcacaaaaaaataagagttgtagaaattattggaaactcaagacagccatgacattatgtccttcacaagtgtatgtaaacttttgaccgtgactgtatatatacatacataccttttcatatgtatatgtgtacagctcctctaatggacattggagtgttactttcaaaggcaaaattaaagtattactAGAAACATAATtatatatgggactttattgtattatatgtatagtacatgttccaaaaagaaaaaaagcataaaacaccaccagaattagagatattacaagtcaaagtgatgaagcttagtgttacgctcataacttggtgtaactaaacattactctataagatgaaggcaattgcattttattgatatttgaaatttattcaatgtttataattgaatatttaaatatagtaaatgtaaaaaagggaataaatatttacaataagatcattaaatgaaatctagtttggttacgccatcatgagcgcaacacaaggttgtaaaagtttaaactacaattctaaataagatgtcaaaagcaaactgaaatcaaatacacgcagcttaaagattgatcaatacctatttaaatttagtaatacataaatatgatgattggatccactgtggactggactttcacaatgttatgtcagacccactcgacatccgttgctttcggtctcccctagagggggggggggttacccacatatgcggtcctctccaaggtttctcatagtcattcaccgacgtcccactggggtgagtttttccttgcccgtatgtgggctctgtaccgaggatgtcgttgtggcttgtacagccctttgagacacttgtgatttacggctatataaataaacattgattgattgattgattgatttatcaaaatataaaataaatatacctgaacagaatgctcatgatggttacaccaaaaagtaacgctatatgaatcgcgtttttccaagtttttggggcatttttatgctatttccaagcatctccttttttttattgttgattttaaatggtcaaactaatgcatattatatatgcatgccctagtaaacaaaaaaagtcatatttattttgattgttacattttgaagtacatttgtgcaggtgggtgcgaatgtacccattaccagagctgtacacatatgtgtatgtacatatatatatatatatatatacatatatatatatatatatacactgtatatatacgtatatacatatttatatatatactgtatatatacatatacatatatatatacagtatatgtatatatgtatatatgtatatgtatatatgtatatatatatatatatatatatatatatatatatatatatatatatatatatatatatatatatatatatatatatatacagtatatatatatatatatatacatacatatatatatacatatatatatatatacatatacatatatatatacatatacatacatacatatatatatatatctatatatatacatatacatatacatatatatatatatacatatatatatatacatatacatatacatatatatatatatatatacatatatatatatacatatacatatatatacatatatatatatatacatatatatacatatatatatacatatacatatatatacatatatatatatatacatatatatacatatacatatatatacatatatatatatatatatatatatatatatatatatatatatatatatatatatatgcaaatggtCCCcgaatgctttaatttttcagtatgcggccctcagtggaaaaaagtttggacacccctgacaaagTACATTATATAATGGTAATACAAGCATACAGCACTCTAATGGATGATCTTGGAACATGTTCCACTTTCATGGTCCTGTACTTTGAGACAGACCGTTCCTCAGTGCTCAGATGACTTTAGTGTGGAAGAAGCCCATCAAACACAGCAGGTGACCTTTGACCTCACTTCTGTATTATTGGACAGTTCCCACAGACACACACTTGTGTGCATGTTTGTGATCCACGGTATCGGGGGATGTGGGCGCGCTGGTCAGCGTGAGCGCAGCCAccctgtgagcaatcgccactgcCGCGCCCGCGCTCTTGCTAAGCTCCGCCTCCCCTCCTCTCCTGCGTGTTCTCCACACCCTCTTGAAGCTGTCTGTCACCAGGCAGTACACCACCGGATCCAGGCAGCTGTTCAGGCTGCTCAGAGTCACAGTAATGTGGTAAGCCAGCACGTGCCCCGTCGCCGGGTGACCCTCGGCTCCCACGCGGACGCCGGAGTACACCAGCACCTGGCGGACATGGAATGGCGTGAAGCAGACGGTGAAGACGAGGAGGACGGCGGTCAGCAGCTTGACGGCGCGCGCCTTTCTCGCCCTGCTGTGTTGGTGCGCCGTCAGACCCCCACCGGTGGAGAGGAAGCAGGCCACACGCAGGGTGAAGCCGACCACGGCCAGCAGGGGCAGCAGGAACTCCAGGATGGTGACGTACAAGAGAGCAGGAAGGACCACACAGGAAGTGCTCAGCTCAAGCGCCGTTGTCTGTAACAGGGTTAACAATTATTGGAATCTTTATTGACTTGTGAGTGTGTTCGCGTGTGTTGACCTGGAAGGAGTAGGTGACCACCACTGCTAGCGTCCACACGACTACACTGACACACCTGGCCGCACCTGTGCTCCTCCACGGAAGTAGCGTGCACGACGCGTGCACCACGGCCAGGTAGCGATCGATGCAGATGCTGCCAAGAGACAGTGATGACGAGGCATGAAGATACTGAGGTACGGTACCACCCACCTGGTGAGGAAGAGGATGCTGCAGTACATGTTGACAAAGTAGCTGAAGGCGTGCACGTAAGCGCAGGCCTCGCAGCGCCCGCCGCTGTGGTACAGAGCTATGCGGGCGGGCAGCGACAGCGCCACCAGCAGGTCGGCCACAGCTAAATTCACCGTGTACACCGCCGACGCCGACTGCGTGTGGTGCGGGCCGCAGAAGACGTACAGAGCCAGGCCGTTGAGGACCACGCCCAGCACCAGCATCACGCCGTTGCACACCTGCCAGGTCAAATCATTATGCAGATATATGTAAATGTGCACACATTCATGTTTTGTTTCTCCATGGCCTCACCATGAGGGAGACCCACACAGCGTAGAAGTCGTAATACAGCTGCATGTCCAGGTGAGCTAACTTGTGCAGGTAGGGCGCCCCCCACCCGCTGCAGTTAGCAGTGTCAGAGGTCACGGGGGTCTCAGACATAGAGGTGGCGGCGGTGTCAAGAAGAAGCTCCATTGGGAGGGAGCTGAGGAGGAACACTTTATTAAGCGTAGAACTCTATTTACTACCTTTTTAAAATGGAGATAATTTCTTCAAGGCCTAAATATATATCAAACAATAATGTAAAAACACCAATTTATaagaataataaacatgttttaaaaaatgtgcgGTACTGCATAATTGTATCGCTTTATTAGGCATCGAaccatattttgtcatttgtaaGATAGAGTTCACTTCATATATATCACCAGAAGGTAAACATATCAAATAagaatatgtttaaaaaatacatgtacagtatttttCAGTACCTTTTTAAAATGCCGTTCACTTCTTCAAGCCAAAAACTATACCTAGTAATGTACAAATATGAAATATtaagaataacaaaaaaataaatattaatgtaGAATTGTAACACTTTATATTTGCTACCTTTTTTCAAATGGAGCTCACTTCTTTAAAGCCAAAATTATatctaataataatgtaaaaatatcaaataagattgataaacatgtttaaaaaatgtacagtattgTATACTGCTATCACTTTCTTAACATGGTACCATATTTGGTAAAGgccaaaatatatataataatgtaaaaatatcTAATAAGAGTATTAAACATGTGTATAAAATCTATAGTATGGTatacttttatcattttattaagCATTGAAAGTGTATTTGGTTAAGaccaaaatatatttaataatgtaaaatgtataaataataataaacatttgtttttaagtTGTATCACTTAATCAAGCATGGAACCATATTTGGTATCTTTTTAAAATGGCGTTCACTTCTTCAAGCCAAAAACTAAGCctaataatgtaaaaaatattaaatattaagaataaaaatacaaataaatagtaTTGTAGAATTGTAACACTTTATCAAGCATGGAACCATATTTGGCACCTTTGGCGCTGACTTCTATAAagccaaaaatatatttaataaaaatgtaGAAATATCAAATGAGATTAATAATCatgtttgaaaaatgtacagtattatacaatgtttttacttttttaagcATGGAACCATATTTGGTAAAGGCCAAAGTATATctaataatgtaaaaataataaatgattataataataataaaaaacatatgtttaaaaaaagaaatgtacaGTATTGTAGAACTGTGTCACTTGATCAAGC includes the following:
- the LOC133655914 gene encoding G-protein coupled receptor 20 isoform X2 — encoded protein: MELLLDTAATSMSETPVTSDTANCSGWGAPYLHKLAHLDMQLYYDFYAVWVSLMVCNGVMLVLGVVLNGLALYVFCGPHHTQSASAVYTVNLAVADLLVALSLPARIALYHSGGRCEACAYVHAFSYFVNIICIDRYLAVVHASCTLLPWRSTGAARCVSVVVWTLAVVVTYSFQTTALELSTSCVVLPALLYVTILEFLLPLLAVVGFTLRVACFLSTGGGLTAHQHSRARKARAVKLLTAVLLVFTVCFTPFHVRQVLVYSGVRVGAEGHPATGHVLAYHITVTLSSLNSCLDPVVYCLVTDSFKRVWRTRRRGGEAELSKSAGAAVAIAHRVAALTLTSAPTSPDTVDHKHAHKCVSVGTVQ
- the LOC133655914 gene encoding G-protein coupled receptor 20 isoform X1; translated protein: MELLLDTAATSMSETPVTSDTANCSGWGAPYLHKLAHLDMQLYYDFYAVWVSLMVCNGVMLVLGVVLNGLALYVFCGPHHTQSASAVYTVNLAVADLLVALSLPARIALYHSGGRCEACAYVHAFSYFVNMYCSILFLTSICIDRYLAVVHASCTLLPWRSTGAARCVSVVVWTLAVVVTYSFQTTALELSTSCVVLPALLYVTILEFLLPLLAVVGFTLRVACFLSTGGGLTAHQHSRARKARAVKLLTAVLLVFTVCFTPFHVRQVLVYSGVRVGAEGHPATGHVLAYHITVTLSSLNSCLDPVVYCLVTDSFKRVWRTRRRGGEAELSKSAGAAVAIAHRVAALTLTSAPTSPDTVDHKHAHKCVSVGTVQ